One window of Panulirus ornatus isolate Po-2019 chromosome 13, ASM3632096v1, whole genome shotgun sequence genomic DNA carries:
- the LOC139752747 gene encoding uncharacterized protein, whose translation MNLQIPETEPLVATDDGRGTMSAAMVGILVVGVSLATATLFCTALCLALWCRRLRGHAGDPSPATFLVSKRKPDPYAAPDHPMAFVMPTITHSEAGSEPRTPTPTLTLTPTERSKNLWRSTAAPTPTTRTPSQDSFSHLPNRDGLPAVDTTISPSNGSAGLSCSATTYTPQGTTSTQRPRSASPRGLLRSSSRKLPLSLPLGTSRWSVWPQAASQHHSASPKNQLQSPGTPPLLLPRSIYTRKGAVVLDELRAALHTSFATSDLTCTLNSPDSTGVATPDSVDGWGPVWTPASSIGSGGGCGLGEVRLRLSYSLRAHQLRLTIISADQLPLRLGPEPVDTYAKAVLLPEKRIKFTSRTVPATDNAVFNVTFAYDAWPSRLAHTTLRISVCQVTECGRRVVVGYAAVGLAASMGLRLGLAHDLDTGPLSLHLQETAPDQQVGMGGQLQVGLRRDSDASDLTIRICSLTGLQLLPQTPLQDTAQVYVKVTVYINNTILCWRRTSPRALKGDVTVFEEDLVLHMPELDLDATHLVLSARLRLRPGCGRRVVGSCLVGCGGCVGEEGRFHWHDMLRASPDLVVRTHPLAAHADYHRVVSDQDSPPLAETTPRDQMGLPYPKHAQYRHDPTLYLPPATQVFNFNTSTIQYMKYTSPTTPAATYTTASSLSATQTTPTSPSTEYSTATSSFTDPSTPASPFTDHSTATSPIHEQCTPGHARATSPFSDPTCGHQPTYQS comes from the exons ATGAACCTTCAGATCCCCGAGACGGAGCCGCTGGTGGCCACGGACGACGGACGGGGAACTATGAGCGCGGCCATGGTAGGCATCCTGGTGGTGGGCGTGTCTCTGGCTACGGCTACTCTCTTCTGTACCGCCCTCTGTCTCGCCCTCTGGTGCAG GCGCCTGCGAGGTCACGCGGGCGACCCCAGTCCTGCCACCTTCCTCGTGTCCAAGCGGAAACCTGATCCTTACGCCGCCCCCGACCACCCAATGGCCTTCGTCATGCCCACG ATCACGCACAGTGAAGCTGGCAGTGAACCCCGAACACCCACGCCCACCTTGACCCTGACGCCCACGGAGCGCAGCAAGAACTTGTGGCGGTCTACCGCGgcgcccacccccaccaccagaacCCCCAGCCAAGACTCTTTCAGCCACTTGCCCA ACCGGGATGGATTGCCAGCAGTGGACACCACAATATCGCCCTCGAATGGGTCCGCCGGGCTGAGCTGCTCCGCCACCACATACACGCCACAGGGAACTACCTCCACTCAGCGACCTCGCTCAGCCTCGCCCCGCGGACTCCTACGGTCCTCTTCCCGCAAGCTACCGCTCTCGCTGCCCCTGGGGACTAGCAGGTGGTCGGTGTGGCCGCAAGCGGCCTCACAGCACCACTCCGCCTCTCCTAAGAATCAGCTGCAGTCCCCGGGcacgccgccgctgctgcttccCAGGTCCATCTACACTAGGAA AGGTGCCGTGGTTCTGGATGAGCTGAGAGCGGCACTTCATACCTCCTTCGCAACCTCCGACCTGACTTGTACCCTCAACAGTCCGGACTCTACTGGCGTCGCCACCCCAGACTCTGTCGACGGCTGGGGTCCCGTGTGGACTCCCGCTTCTAGCATTGGTTCCG GCGGCGGGTGCGGGCTGGGAGAGGTGAGGCTAAGGCTCAGCTACTCCCTCAGGGCGCACCAACTGCGGCTCACTATCATCTCTGCTGACCAGCTGCCCCTCAGGCTCGGCCCTGAACCCGTGGATACTTACGCCAAA GCAGTACTACTCCCGGAGAAGCGCATCAAATTCACCTCCCGGACCGTTCCTGCCACCGACAACGCTGTCTTCAACGTTACCTTCGCCTACGACGCCTGGCCCTCACGCCTCGCCCACACCACCCTCAGGATCTCTGTATGTCAG GTGACGGAGTGTGGgcggagggtggtggtaggttacGCAGCCGTGGGTCTGGCTGCCTCCATGGGGCTCAGACTGGGCCTCGCACACGATCTCGACACCGGACCTCTATCACTCCACCTTCAGGAGACAGCTCCAGACCAGCAG GTGGGTATGGGCGGCCAGTTGCAAGTGGGTCTCAGGCGTGACAGTGACGCCAGCGACCTCACCATCAGGATCTGCAGCCTCACCGGCCTCCAGCTCCTGCCCCAGACACCCCTACAGGACACTG CACAGGTGTATGTGAAGGTGACGGTCTACATCAACAATACCATCCTATGCTGGCGGAGGACGAGCCCACGAGCCCTCAAGGGTGACGTGACTGTGTTCGAGGAGGACCTGGTTCTCCATATGCCCGAGCTCGACTTGGACGCCACGCACCTCGTCCTTAGTGCTAGGCTCCGCTTAAGGCCAG GGTGTGGTCGTCGCGTGGTGGGGTCGTGCCTGGTGGGGTGCGGTGGGTGTGTCGGGGAGGAGGGCCGCTTCCACTGGCACGACATGCTCCGGGCCTCGCCGGACTTGGTGGTCAGGACCCATCCTCTGGCCGCCCATGCTGACTACCACAGGGTAGTCAGCGACCAAGATTCCCCACCCTTAGCGGAAACCACACCCAGAGACCAAATGGGTCTCCCTTACCCTAAACATGCACAATATCGTcatgacccaaccctctaccttCCCCCAGCCACCCAGGTCttcaatttcaacacatccacgaTCCAGTACATGAAGTACACTTCACCGACAACCCCAGCTGCCACATACACCACGGCTTCAAGCTTGTCTGCCACCCAGACAACACCTACAAGCCCATCCACCGAATACAGTACGGCTACAAGTTCATTCACCGACCCGAGTACGCCCGCAAGTCCATTTACCGACCACAGCACGGCCACCAGTCCGATACATGAGCAGTGTACGCCAGGACACGCCAGGGCGACGAGTCCATTCAGCGACCCTACCTGCGGCCACCAGCCCACCTATCAGTCATGA